In Burkholderia sp. NRF60-BP8, a single window of DNA contains:
- a CDS encoding NADP-dependent isocitrate dehydrogenase, whose translation MSTSPKIIYTLTDEAPALATYSLLPIVKAFTRSSGVAVETRDISLAGRIIAAFADVLPSEQKGSDDLAELGQLTLKPEANIIKLPNISASVPQLKAAIAELQAQGYALPAYPEDPSTDEEKAVKARYDKIKGSAVNPVLREGNSDRRAPLSVKNYARKHPHKMGAWKPTSKAHVAHMTEGDFYGSEKSALIAEAGSVKIELTTADGAKKVLKEKTAVKAGEVIDASVMSRNALRSFIEAQIADAKAQDVLFSVHLKATMMKVSDPILFGHFVSVFYRDALAKHADVLAKVGFNPNNGIGDLYARLKDLPADTREAIEADVKAEYAVRPRLAMVNSDKGITNLHVPSDVIVDASMPAMIRDSGGMWGPDGQLYDAKAVIPDRCYAGVYQAVIEDCKQHGAFDPVTMGSVPNVGLMAQAAEEYGSHDKTFQIPADGVVRVIDEAGNVLLEHAVESGDIWRMCQTKDAPVQDWVKLAVNRARATGAPAVFWLDPARAHDAQIIAKVERYLKDHDTNGLDIRIMTPVDATRFSLERIRAGKDTISVTGNVLRDYLTDLFPIMELGTSAKMLSIVPLMAGGGMFETGAGGSAPKHVQQFVEEGFLRWDSLGEFLALAASLEHLGNAYRNPKALVLAKTLDQATGKFLDENKSPARKVGGLDNRGSHFYLCLYWAQALAEQTEDAALKAQFEGVAKALSDSEARILEELAAAQGKPQAIGGYYRPNVELTSQAMRPSATLNGIVDAVA comes from the coding sequence ATGTCCACTTCGCCCAAGATCATCTACACCCTCACCGACGAAGCGCCGGCGCTCGCGACCTATTCGCTGCTGCCGATCGTCAAGGCCTTCACGCGTTCGTCCGGCGTCGCCGTCGAAACGCGCGACATCTCGCTCGCCGGCCGCATCATCGCGGCATTCGCAGACGTCCTGCCGTCGGAGCAGAAGGGTTCCGACGATCTGGCCGAGCTGGGCCAGCTCACGCTGAAGCCGGAAGCGAACATCATCAAGTTGCCGAACATCAGCGCATCGGTGCCGCAACTGAAGGCCGCGATCGCCGAACTGCAGGCGCAGGGCTACGCGCTGCCGGCCTATCCGGAAGATCCGTCGACGGACGAAGAGAAGGCCGTCAAGGCGCGCTACGACAAGATCAAGGGCAGCGCGGTGAACCCGGTGCTGCGCGAAGGCAACTCCGACCGCCGCGCGCCGCTGTCGGTCAAGAACTACGCACGCAAGCATCCGCACAAGATGGGTGCGTGGAAGCCCACGTCGAAGGCCCACGTCGCGCACATGACCGAAGGCGACTTCTACGGCAGCGAGAAGTCGGCGCTGATCGCCGAGGCCGGCAGCGTGAAGATCGAACTCACGACCGCCGACGGCGCGAAGAAGGTGCTGAAGGAAAAGACGGCCGTGAAGGCCGGTGAAGTCATCGACGCGTCGGTGATGAGCCGCAACGCGCTGCGCAGCTTCATCGAGGCGCAGATCGCCGACGCGAAGGCGCAGGACGTGCTGTTCTCGGTGCACCTGAAGGCGACCATGATGAAGGTCTCGGACCCGATCCTGTTCGGTCACTTCGTATCGGTGTTCTACCGCGACGCGCTCGCGAAGCACGCGGACGTGCTGGCGAAGGTCGGCTTCAACCCGAACAACGGGATCGGCGATCTGTACGCGCGCCTGAAGGATCTGCCGGCCGACACGCGCGAAGCGATCGAAGCCGACGTCAAGGCCGAGTATGCGGTGCGCCCGCGTCTCGCGATGGTCAACTCGGACAAGGGCATCACGAACCTGCACGTGCCGAGCGACGTGATCGTCGACGCATCGATGCCGGCGATGATCCGCGATTCGGGCGGCATGTGGGGCCCGGACGGTCAACTGTACGACGCGAAGGCCGTGATTCCGGACCGCTGCTACGCGGGCGTCTACCAGGCCGTGATCGAGGACTGCAAGCAGCACGGCGCGTTCGATCCGGTCACGATGGGCAGCGTGCCGAACGTGGGCCTGATGGCGCAGGCGGCCGAAGAATACGGTTCGCACGACAAGACGTTCCAGATCCCGGCGGACGGCGTCGTGCGCGTCATCGACGAAGCCGGCAACGTGCTGCTCGAGCACGCGGTCGAGTCGGGCGACATCTGGCGCATGTGCCAGACGAAGGACGCGCCGGTGCAGGACTGGGTCAAGCTGGCGGTCAACCGCGCCCGCGCGACCGGCGCGCCGGCCGTGTTCTGGCTCGATCCGGCGCGTGCGCACGATGCGCAGATCATCGCGAAGGTCGAGCGCTACCTGAAGGATCACGACACGAACGGCCTCGACATCCGCATCATGACGCCCGTCGACGCGACGCGTTTCTCGCTCGAGCGCATCCGCGCGGGCAAGGACACGATTTCGGTCACCGGCAACGTGCTGCGCGACTACCTGACCGACCTGTTCCCGATCATGGAACTCGGCACCAGCGCGAAGATGCTGTCGATCGTGCCGCTGATGGCCGGCGGCGGGATGTTCGAAACGGGGGCGGGCGGCTCCGCACCGAAGCACGTGCAGCAGTTCGTCGAGGAAGGTTTCCTGCGCTGGGATTCGCTCGGCGAATTCCTCGCGCTGGCCGCGTCGCTCGAACATCTCGGCAACGCTTACCGGAACCCGAAGGCGCTCGTCCTCGCGAAGACGCTCGACCAGGCGACCGGCAAGTTCCTCGACGAGAACAAGTCGCCGGCGCGCAAGGTCGGCGGCCTCGACAACCGCGGCAGCCATTTCTACCTGTGCCTGTACTGGGCGCAGGCGCTGGCCGAGCAGACCGAGGACGCCGCGCTGAAGGCGCAGTTCGAAGGCGTGGCGAAGGCGCTGTCCGACAGCGAAGCGCGCATCCTGGAAGAGCTGGCGGCCGCGCAAGGCAAGCCGCAGGCGATCGGCGGCTACTACCGTCCGAACGTCGAGCTGACGAGCCAGGCCATGCGTCCGAGCGCGACGCTGAACGGCATCGTCGACGCGGTTGCCTGA
- the icd gene encoding NADP-dependent isocitrate dehydrogenase produces MPYQHIKVPEGGDKITVNKDFSLNVSDQPIIPYIEGDGTGFDITPVMIKVVDAAVAHAYKGKRKIHWMEIFAGEKATKVYGPDVWLPDETLQVLKEYVVSIKGPLTTPVGGGIRSLNVALRQELDLYVCLRPVQYFKGVPSPVREPQKIDMVIFRENSEDIYAGIEWAAGSEQAKKVIKFLQDEMGVKKIRFPETSGIGVKPVSTEGTERLVRKAIQYAIDNDRKSVTLVHKGNIMKFTEGLFRDAGYALAQKEFGGELIDGGPWMRVKNPKTGNEIVIKDSIADAFLQQILLRPAEYDVIATLNLNGDYISDALAAQVGGIGIAPGANLSDSVAMFEATHGTAPKYAGKDYVNPGSEILSAEMMLRHLGWTEAADTIIAAMEKSILQKRVTYDFARLMEGATQVSCSGFGEVLIENM; encoded by the coding sequence ATGCCGTATCAGCACATCAAGGTTCCGGAGGGCGGTGACAAGATCACCGTCAACAAGGACTTCTCGCTCAACGTTTCCGATCAGCCGATCATTCCCTATATCGAAGGCGACGGTACGGGCTTCGATATCACGCCGGTCATGATCAAGGTCGTCGACGCGGCGGTCGCGCATGCCTACAAGGGCAAGCGCAAGATCCACTGGATGGAGATTTTCGCGGGCGAGAAGGCGACCAAGGTGTACGGTCCGGACGTGTGGCTGCCGGACGAAACGCTGCAGGTGCTGAAGGAATACGTGGTGTCGATCAAGGGGCCGCTCACGACCCCGGTCGGCGGCGGCATCCGTTCGCTGAACGTCGCGCTGCGCCAGGAGCTCGACCTGTACGTGTGCCTGCGCCCGGTCCAGTACTTCAAGGGCGTGCCGTCGCCGGTGCGCGAGCCGCAGAAGATCGACATGGTGATCTTCCGCGAGAACTCGGAAGACATCTACGCGGGCATCGAATGGGCCGCGGGCTCCGAGCAGGCGAAGAAGGTGATCAAGTTCCTGCAGGACGAGATGGGCGTGAAGAAGATCCGCTTCCCGGAAACCTCGGGGATCGGCGTCAAGCCCGTGTCGACCGAAGGCACCGAGCGCCTCGTGCGCAAGGCGATCCAGTACGCGATCGACAACGATCGCAAGTCGGTCACGCTGGTGCACAAGGGCAACATCATGAAGTTCACGGAAGGCCTGTTCCGTGATGCCGGCTACGCGCTCGCGCAAAAGGAATTCGGCGGCGAACTGATCGACGGCGGCCCGTGGATGCGCGTGAAGAACCCGAAGACGGGCAACGAGATCGTGATCAAGGATTCGATCGCCGACGCGTTCCTGCAGCAGATCCTGCTGCGCCCGGCCGAATACGACGTGATCGCGACGCTGAACCTGAACGGCGACTACATCTCCGACGCGCTGGCCGCGCAGGTCGGCGGCATCGGGATCGCGCCGGGCGCGAACCTGTCGGATTCGGTCGCGATGTTCGAGGCGACGCACGGCACGGCGCCGAAGTACGCGGGCAAGGATTACGTGAACCCGGGTTCCGAGATCCTGTCGGCGGAAATGATGCTGCGCCACCTCGGCTGGACGGAAGCAGCCGATACGATCATCGCCGCGATGGAGAAGTCGATCCTGCAGAAGCGCGTCACGTACGACTTCGCGCGCCTGATGGAAGGCGCGACGCAGGTGTCGTGCTCCGGTTTCGGCGAAGTGCTGATCGAGAACATGTAA
- a CDS encoding pseudouridine synthase → MNLIALNKPFGTICQFSAHETRPSLGDWVKTPGVYPAGRLDADSEGLLLLTDDGALQARIAEPRHKLVKRYWAQVEGAPGPADLKALARGVDLGDYVTRPCRAEFIEPPDTLWPRNPPIRYRAAIPTTWIELAITEGKNRQVRRMTAAVGFPTLRLVRVGIGALDIFALGIAPGETIALPPRAPWDGFATAG, encoded by the coding sequence ATGAACCTGATCGCCCTCAACAAGCCGTTCGGCACGATTTGCCAGTTTTCCGCGCACGAGACGCGGCCGTCGCTCGGCGACTGGGTAAAAACGCCCGGCGTGTATCCGGCCGGCCGGCTCGACGCGGACAGCGAGGGACTGCTGCTGCTCACCGACGACGGTGCGCTGCAGGCCCGCATCGCCGAGCCGCGCCACAAGCTGGTGAAACGCTACTGGGCGCAAGTCGAAGGCGCGCCGGGGCCCGCCGACCTGAAGGCGCTCGCACGCGGCGTCGACCTCGGCGACTACGTGACGCGCCCGTGCCGCGCCGAATTCATCGAGCCGCCCGACACGCTGTGGCCGCGCAATCCGCCGATCCGCTACCGCGCCGCGATCCCGACCACGTGGATCGAGCTGGCGATCACCGAGGGCAAGAACCGGCAGGTGCGCCGGATGACGGCGGCCGTCGGCTTCCCGACGTTGCGCCTGGTGCGCGTCGGCATCGGCGCGCTGGATATATTCGCGCTCGGCATTGCACCGGGCGAAACGATCGCCCTGCCGCCACGCGCGCCGTGGGACGGTTTCGCGACCGCCGGATGA
- a CDS encoding DUF192 domain-containing protein — protein MPFSLRPSLGRLARAAVFPAALAVLALGMQAAGAQVPSGAKQPSEFPRVKLRAGMYVIDAAVAANDADREQGLMYRSQLAPNEGMLFVFNENAVHCFWMKNTLIPLSIAFIRADGTITDIDEMKAETTDNHCPRNNGVYALEMSKGWFAAKGIKPGMKLDGLPKPQ, from the coding sequence GTGCCATTCTCCCTGCGCCCGTCGCTCGGCCGCCTTGCGCGCGCCGCCGTGTTTCCCGCCGCCCTCGCCGTCCTCGCGCTCGGCATGCAGGCCGCCGGCGCGCAAGTGCCGTCCGGCGCCAAGCAGCCGAGCGAGTTCCCGCGCGTGAAGCTGCGCGCCGGCATGTACGTGATCGACGCGGCCGTCGCCGCCAACGACGCCGATCGCGAACAGGGGCTGATGTACCGTTCGCAGCTCGCGCCGAACGAAGGCATGCTGTTCGTCTTCAACGAGAACGCCGTGCACTGTTTCTGGATGAAGAACACGCTGATTCCGCTGTCGATCGCGTTCATTCGCGCGGACGGCACGATCACCGACATCGACGAGATGAAGGCCGAGACGACCGACAACCACTGTCCGCGCAACAACGGCGTCTATGCGCTCGAAATGAGCAAGGGCTGGTTCGCGGCGAAGGGCATCAAGCCCGGCATGAAGCTCGACGGGCTGCCCAAGCCCCAGTAA
- the fusA gene encoding elongation factor G, translating to MPRKTPIERYRNIGISAHIDAGKTTTTERILFYTGVSHKIGEVHDGAATMDWMEQEQERGITITSAATTAFWKGMAGNYPEHRINIIDTPGHVDFTIEVERSMRVLDGACMVYDSVGGVQPQSETVWRQANKYKVPRIAFVNKMDRIGADFFRVQKQIGERLKGVAVPIQIPIGAEDHFQGVVDLVKMKAIVWDDESQGVKFTYEDIPANLVEVAHEWREKMVEAAAEASEELLEKYLHDHESLTEDEIKAALRQRTIANEIVPMLCGSAFKNKGVQAMLDAVIDYLPSPVDVPAILGHDFADPEKPAERHPSDDEPFSSLAFKIMTDPFVGQLIFFRVYSGVVESGDTVLNATKDKKERLGRILQMHANERKEIKEVRAGDIAAAVGLKEATTGDTLCDPAKPIILEKMEFPEPVISQAVEPKTKADQEKMGLALNRLAQEDPSFRVQTDEESGQTIISGMGELHLEILVDRMKREFGVEATVGKPQVAYRETVRTTAADVEGKFVKQSGGRGQYGHAVITLEPNPGKGYEFLDEIKGGVIPREYIPAVDKGIQDTLKSGVLAGYPVVDVKVHLTFGSYHDVDSNENAFRMAGSMAFKEAMRKAKPVLLEPMMAVEVETPEDFMGNVMGDLSSRRGIVQGMEDIAGGGGKLVRAEVPLAEMFGYSTSLRSATQGRATYTMEFKHYAETPANVSEAVINAKTK from the coding sequence GTGCCCCGCAAAACCCCCATCGAGCGCTATCGAAATATCGGGATCAGCGCTCACATCGATGCCGGCAAGACCACGACGACCGAGCGCATCCTGTTTTACACCGGCGTGAGCCACAAGATCGGTGAAGTGCACGACGGCGCGGCCACGATGGACTGGATGGAGCAGGAGCAGGAACGCGGCATCACGATCACGTCGGCGGCGACCACGGCCTTCTGGAAGGGCATGGCCGGCAACTATCCGGAACACCGGATCAACATCATCGACACGCCCGGGCACGTCGACTTCACGATCGAAGTCGAGCGCTCGATGCGCGTGCTCGACGGCGCGTGCATGGTCTACGACTCGGTCGGCGGCGTGCAGCCGCAATCGGAAACCGTGTGGCGCCAGGCGAACAAGTACAAGGTGCCGCGCATCGCGTTCGTCAACAAGATGGACCGGATCGGCGCCGACTTCTTCCGCGTGCAGAAGCAGATCGGCGAGCGCCTGAAAGGCGTCGCCGTGCCGATCCAGATTCCGATCGGCGCGGAAGATCATTTCCAGGGCGTCGTCGATCTCGTGAAGATGAAGGCGATCGTGTGGGACGACGAAAGCCAGGGCGTGAAGTTCACGTACGAGGACATCCCCGCGAACCTCGTCGAGGTCGCGCACGAATGGCGCGAGAAGATGGTCGAGGCCGCGGCCGAAGCGAGCGAGGAGCTGCTCGAGAAGTATCTGCACGACCACGAATCGCTGACCGAGGACGAGATCAAGGCCGCGCTGCGCCAGCGCACGATCGCGAACGAGATCGTGCCGATGCTGTGCGGCAGCGCGTTCAAGAACAAGGGCGTGCAGGCGATGCTCGACGCGGTGATCGACTACCTGCCGTCGCCGGTCGACGTGCCCGCGATCCTCGGTCACGATTTCGCCGATCCGGAAAAGCCGGCGGAACGCCACCCGAGCGACGACGAGCCGTTCTCGTCGCTCGCGTTCAAGATCATGACCGACCCGTTCGTCGGCCAGTTGATCTTCTTCCGCGTGTATTCGGGCGTCGTCGAGTCGGGCGACACGGTGCTCAACGCGACGAAGGACAAGAAGGAGCGGCTCGGCCGGATCCTGCAGATGCACGCGAACGAGCGCAAGGAAATCAAGGAAGTGCGCGCGGGCGACATCGCGGCGGCCGTCGGCCTGAAGGAAGCGACCACCGGCGACACGCTGTGCGATCCGGCCAAGCCGATCATCCTCGAGAAGATGGAATTCCCCGAGCCGGTGATCTCGCAGGCCGTCGAGCCGAAGACGAAGGCCGACCAGGAAAAGATGGGCCTCGCGCTGAACCGCCTCGCGCAGGAAGATCCGTCGTTCCGCGTGCAGACCGACGAAGAGTCCGGCCAGACGATCATTTCGGGGATGGGCGAGCTGCACCTCGAAATCCTGGTCGACCGGATGAAGCGCGAGTTCGGCGTCGAAGCGACGGTCGGCAAGCCGCAGGTCGCGTATCGCGAGACGGTGCGCACGACGGCCGCCGACGTCGAAGGGAAGTTCGTCAAGCAGTCGGGCGGTCGCGGCCAGTACGGCCATGCGGTGATCACGCTCGAGCCGAACCCGGGCAAGGGCTACGAGTTCCTCGACGAGATCAAGGGCGGCGTGATTCCGCGCGAGTACATCCCGGCGGTCGACAAGGGCATCCAGGACACGCTGAAGAGCGGCGTGCTCGCCGGCTACCCGGTCGTCGACGTGAAGGTGCACCTGACGTTCGGCTCGTATCACGACGTCGACTCGAACGAAAACGCGTTCCGGATGGCCGGCTCGATGGCGTTCAAGGAAGCGATGCGCAAGGCCAAGCCCGTGCTGCTCGAGCCGATGATGGCCGTCGAGGTCGAGACGCCCGAGGACTTCATGGGCAACGTGATGGGCGACCTGTCGAGTCGGCGCGGCATCGTGCAGGGGATGGAGGACATCGCGGGCGGCGGCGGCAAGCTGGTGCGTGCCGAGGTGCCGCTCGCGGAGATGTTCGGCTATTCGACGTCGCTGCGCTCGGCGACGCAAGGTCGTGCGACGTACACGATGGAGTTCAAGCATTACGCGGAAACGCCGGCGAACGTGTCGGAAGCCGTGATCAACGCTAAGACGAAGTAA
- a CDS encoding HoxN/HupN/NixA family nickel/cobalt transporter: protein MPPTPALRRLLTLYAGLIAANVAVWLWALAVLRDHPLLLGTAAIAYGLGLRHAVDADHIAAIDVATRKLMQDGQRPVSVGLFFSLGHSTIVIAATLGIALTAYALRDRFDAFREIGGTIGTAVSATFLLVLACVNLMILRDVWRRYRGKSAHTHDGAHDHRPAGLVSRMLRPLFRFVSKSWHMYPVGVLFGLGFDTATEIGLLAIAAAQASQGLPVYTIMLFPALFTAGMTLIDSTDNVLMIHAYGWAMDDPQRKLLYNASITFVSAAVALAIGGIEAAGLLADKLALTGPVRDTLDALGERFGSIGYGIVALFLVCWIASILFHRWQRAADAPAR, encoded by the coding sequence ATGCCGCCCACCCCCGCCCTGCGCCGCCTGCTGACCCTCTATGCCGGCCTGATCGCCGCGAACGTCGCCGTCTGGCTGTGGGCGCTCGCGGTGCTGCGCGACCATCCGCTGCTGCTCGGCACCGCGGCGATCGCGTACGGGCTCGGGCTGCGTCATGCGGTCGACGCGGATCACATCGCCGCGATCGACGTCGCGACGCGCAAGCTGATGCAGGACGGCCAGCGTCCGGTGAGCGTCGGCCTGTTCTTCTCGCTCGGCCATTCGACGATCGTGATCGCCGCGACGCTCGGCATCGCGCTGACCGCGTACGCGCTGCGCGACCGGTTCGATGCGTTCCGCGAGATCGGCGGCACGATCGGCACGGCGGTATCGGCCACGTTCCTGCTCGTGCTCGCGTGCGTGAACCTGATGATCCTGCGCGACGTGTGGCGACGCTATCGCGGCAAATCCGCGCACACGCACGACGGCGCGCATGACCATCGTCCCGCCGGACTCGTATCGCGGATGCTGCGCCCGCTGTTCCGGTTCGTGTCGAAGAGCTGGCACATGTATCCGGTGGGCGTGCTGTTCGGGCTCGGTTTCGATACTGCAACCGAAATCGGCCTGCTCGCGATCGCCGCCGCGCAGGCGAGCCAGGGGCTGCCGGTCTATACGATCATGCTGTTCCCCGCGCTTTTCACCGCCGGCATGACGCTGATCGACTCCACCGACAACGTGCTGATGATTCACGCATACGGCTGGGCAATGGACGATCCGCAGCGCAAGCTGCTCTACAACGCGAGCATCACGTTCGTGTCCGCGGCCGTCGCGCTGGCGATCGGCGGGATCGAGGCGGCCGGCCTGCTGGCCGACAAGCTGGCGCTGACGGGCCCCGTGCGCGACACGCTCGATGCACTCGGCGAACGCTTCGGGTCGATCGGCTACGGCATCGTCGCGCTGTTCCTCGTCTGCTGGATCGCGTCGATCCTGTTCCACCGCTGGCAACGCGCGGCCGACGCGCCAGCGCGCTGA